The Streptomyces sp. NBC_01197 genome window below encodes:
- a CDS encoding helix-turn-helix domain-containing protein, whose product MMKNVVVVLMEGVNPFELGVVCEAFGLDRSDEGLPVYDFAVASAEGPVLQTHAGFTLSTEHGLERLEEADLIAVPAAESRGNRAYPQALLDALCRAVDRGARVLSVCSGVFVLGSAGLLDGRRCAAHWRHADELARAFPLARVEPDVLYVDEDPVITSAGTAAGIDACLHIVRKEHGPHVANKIARRMVVPPHRDGGQAQFVERPVSPERADSVADVLGWMEQHLDEEQTVEQLAARALMSPRTFARRFQQETGTTPYRWLLRQRVLLAQELLEASDETVDSIAGRVGFGTGAGLRHHFLRTLGTTPNAYRRTFRGPVGTA is encoded by the coding sequence ATGATGAAGAACGTCGTCGTGGTCCTGATGGAGGGCGTGAATCCGTTCGAACTCGGCGTGGTCTGCGAGGCGTTCGGCCTCGACCGGAGCGACGAGGGGCTGCCGGTGTACGACTTCGCGGTGGCGTCCGCCGAAGGGCCCGTCCTGCAGACGCACGCCGGGTTCACGCTCAGCACCGAACACGGCCTGGAACGGCTCGAAGAGGCCGATCTGATCGCGGTGCCGGCCGCGGAGTCCCGGGGGAACCGCGCCTACCCGCAGGCCCTCCTCGACGCGCTGTGCCGGGCGGTGGACCGCGGCGCCCGGGTGCTCAGCGTCTGCTCCGGTGTCTTCGTGCTCGGTTCGGCGGGACTGCTCGACGGCCGCCGCTGCGCCGCGCACTGGCGCCACGCGGACGAGCTGGCCCGCGCCTTCCCGCTGGCCAGGGTGGAACCCGATGTGCTGTACGTGGACGAGGACCCCGTCATCACGTCGGCCGGGACGGCGGCCGGCATCGACGCCTGCCTGCACATCGTCCGCAAGGAGCACGGCCCGCACGTCGCCAACAAAATCGCCCGGCGGATGGTGGTGCCGCCCCATCGCGACGGAGGCCAGGCCCAGTTCGTCGAGCGCCCGGTGAGCCCGGAGCGGGCCGACAGTGTCGCCGATGTACTGGGCTGGATGGAACAGCATCTGGACGAGGAGCAGACCGTGGAACAACTGGCGGCCCGCGCCCTGATGTCACCACGCACCTTCGCCCGCCGCTTCCAACAGGAGACGGGGACGACACCGTACCGCTGGCTGCTGCGCCAACGGGTGCTGCTGGCACAGGAGTTGCTGGAGGCGTCCGACGAGACGGTGGACTCGATCGCGGGCCGGGTCGGCTTCGGTACGGGTGCGGGGCTGCGCCACCACTTCCTCCGTACGCTCGGCACCACCCCGAACGCCTACCGGCGGACGTTCCGGGGCCCGGTCGGCACGGCCTGA
- the def gene encoding peptide deformylase, translated as MSQEQTDQQVNDGFVVDTEDCEEREEAHRARGTARPITVVGNPVLHRECKDVTSFDAELAQLIDDMFASQKAAEGVGLAANQIGVDLKVFVYDCLDDDGNRHVGAVCNPVLTETPADRRRLDESNEGCLSVPTAYAELARPDYAEVTGQDADGNPVKVRGTGYFARCLQHETDHLYGYLYIDRLSKRDRKDALRQMEDGTPRYETVPNL; from the coding sequence ATGTCGCAGGAGCAGACGGACCAGCAGGTAAATGACGGTTTCGTCGTGGACACCGAGGACTGCGAGGAGCGCGAGGAGGCCCACCGCGCCCGCGGTACCGCCCGCCCCATCACCGTCGTGGGCAACCCGGTGCTCCACCGGGAGTGCAAGGACGTCACGTCGTTCGACGCCGAGCTCGCCCAGCTGATCGACGACATGTTCGCCAGCCAGAAGGCCGCCGAAGGCGTGGGCCTGGCCGCGAACCAGATCGGTGTCGACCTCAAGGTCTTCGTCTACGACTGCCTCGACGACGACGGCAACCGCCATGTCGGAGCCGTCTGCAACCCGGTGCTCACCGAGACCCCGGCCGACCGCCGCCGGCTCGACGAGTCCAACGAGGGCTGCCTCTCCGTCCCGACCGCGTACGCCGAGCTGGCCCGCCCGGACTACGCGGAGGTCACCGGACAGGACGCCGACGGTAACCCGGTGAAGGTGCGCGGCACCGGCTACTTCGCCCGCTGCCTCCAGCACGAGACGGACCACCTGTACGGCTACCTGTACATCGACCGCCTGTCCAAGCGCGACCGCAAGGACGCGCTCCGGCAGATGGAGGACGGCACGCCGCGCTACGAGACCGTCCCCAACCTCTGA